The DNA region TCCCCGATGGACGGCTTGACAGCGTGACGCTGACGCCGGGGGACTATGCGATCAACCCGCCGGGCGTGTGGCACACCGCCGATGTGGCAGAGAGCGCCACCGCGATCTTTATCACCGCCGGGGAGGGCACCGAGCACCGCCCGCGCTAAGCCCGGCTGCGGCTTTCCTACTGCCGCACGGCGCCGCTATGCTTCGTCCTGTTCTTTCACATTGTCGTCCCCCCACGCCCAGAGGCCGCACGCACCATGCCCCTCCCCCCCGGGCAGGGCAAAGTGTCAACTTCGTTTTTGGGTCACAAACATATGAATTATAGAGATAATTCTTGAAAAAGGCCGCTTGACACCCTGTCAAGTTTGTCAACTTCGGCGGATCGTCAGCGCATCAACCCGCCGATCAGGTTCCTGACGAAAGCGGTCGCGCCGGTGCGCAGCGGATTGGCGCCGGACTTCTTGCCCAGCACCGCCGCCACCGCGATCGAAGCCAGCGAACCGCCCGCTGCGGTCATCGCGCTCTTGCCCGCCTTCTCCCACACAGACGGCGTCTTGCGCTCACGCTTGCCGACTTCCTCGCGTCCCTTTTCCGCGACTTCCTCCGCCGTCGCAGCCGCATCGGCGGCCTTGGCGGCGAGCACTTCGGCGGCACTTTCGCGGTCGGCGCGGGTGTCGTATTTGCCATCGAGCGGGCTGATCGATTGAATAATCGCGCGCTCCTTCGGCGTCACCGGGCCGAGGCGCGAACGCGGCGGCTTGATCAGGGTGCGCTCCACAATGGTGGGCGCGCCGTCCTCATCCAGCGTCGAAACCAGCGCTTCGCCCACCTTCAATTCGGTGATCGCGGTCTCGACATCCAGCTTCGGATTGACGCGGAACGTCTCCGCCGCCGCCTTGATCGCCCGCTGGTCACGCGGGGTGAAGGCGCGCAAGGCGTGCTGCACCCGGTTGCCGAGCTGGCCGGCGACTTCCTCAGGAATATCAATCGGGTTCTGCGTAACGAAGAACACGCCCACGCCCTTGGAACGGATCAGCCGCACGACGTTTTCGATGGTGTCCTGCAAGGCCTTGGGCGCATCGTCGAACAGCAGGTGCGCCTCGTCAAAGAAGAACACCAGCTTGGGCTTTTCCGGATCGCCGACTTCGGGAAGGCTCTCGAACAGTTCCGCCAGCAGCCACAGCAGGAAGGTGGCGTAAAGCTTCGGGCTGCGCATCAGTTTGTCGGCGGCGAGCACGTTGACATAACCGCGGCCCTGATCATCCACCTTCAGGAAATCATCAATCTCCAGCGCGGGCTCACCGAAGAAATTGTCCGCCCCTTGCGCTTCGAAGCTGAGCAATTGCCGCTGGATCGACCCGACCGAGGGCTTGGTGACATTGCCATATTTGCCGGACAATTCGGCCGAATTTTCGTTCGCCCAGGCCAGCAGCGCCTGCAAGTCGCTGAAGTCGAGCAGCAGCAAACCGTTCTCGTCGGCATAGCGGAAGATGATCTGAAGCACGCCTTCCTGCGTCTCGTTCAGATCGAGCAGCCGCGACAACAGCAACGGCCCCATTTCCGAAACCGTGGTGCGGATCGGGTGGCCCTGCTCGCCATAGAGGTCCCAGAAGATCACCGGATTGTCGGTGTAGGTGTAATCGGTGATGCCGAGTTCCTTGGCGCGGCTCTCCAGCTTGTCGGCATGCTTGAAGGTCGGCGAACCCGGCATGGCGATACCCGACAGATCGCCCTTCACGTCG from uncultured Erythrobacter sp. includes:
- a CDS encoding helicase HerA-like domain-containing protein; its protein translation is MGEQAGDIYLGLGSDGSRQALALSRSNRHGLIAGATGTGKTVTLQGIAESFSKAGVPVFVADVKGDLSGIAMPGSPTFKHADKLESRAKELGITDYTYTDNPVIFWDLYGEQGHPIRTTVSEMGPLLLSRLLDLNETQEGVLQIIFRYADENGLLLLDFSDLQALLAWANENSAELSGKYGNVTKPSVGSIQRQLLSFEAQGADNFFGEPALEIDDFLKVDDQGRGYVNVLAADKLMRSPKLYATFLLWLLAELFESLPEVGDPEKPKLVFFFDEAHLLFDDAPKALQDTIENVVRLIRSKGVGVFFVTQNPIDIPEEVAGQLGNRVQHALRAFTPRDQRAIKAAAETFRVNPKLDVETAITELKVGEALVSTLDEDGAPTIVERTLIKPPRSRLGPVTPKERAIIQSISPLDGKYDTRADRESAAEVLAAKAADAAATAEEVAEKGREEVGKRERKTPSVWEKAGKSAMTAAGGSLASIAVAAVLGKKSGANPLRTGATAFVRNLIGGLMR